A window of the Candidatus Paraluminiphilus aquimaris genome harbors these coding sequences:
- the der gene encoding ribosome biogenesis GTPase Der: MIPVIALVGRPNVGKSTLFNQLTKSRDALVADYSGLTRDRKYGEGRLGEQRFMVIDTGGITGEEQGIDAAMAAQSLAAIDEADVVLLMVDGRSGLQVGDQSLVRLLRERSKPFELVVNKIDGVGEDVAASDFHSLGVGALHTIAATHNRGIRSMITEVLEPFDAETPEPMELDSGIRVAIVGRPNVGKSTLVNRLLGEERVVVFDQPGTTRDSVFIEFERHGHAYTLIDTAGVRRRKNVKETVEKFSIVKTLKAIDQANVVILLMDAREGVVEQDLHLLGQCIEAGRGLVVAINKWDGMDADERDRVKVELQRRLLFVDYADIHFISALHGTGVGHLYESIHGAYESATRKLTTPRLTKLLEDIISSHPPPMVSGRRVKLRYAHMGGHNPPRIVIHGNSTENLPQSYVRYLENSFRRELELSGTPIRIELRTGENPYAGRRNKLTERQVQRRRRMVSHIKKSEKKRKSKKTQS; this comes from the coding sequence ATGATACCTGTCATCGCCTTAGTTGGGCGTCCCAATGTAGGGAAGTCGACCCTGTTTAATCAGTTGACTAAGTCGCGAGATGCCCTAGTAGCTGACTACTCAGGTCTAACCCGAGACCGCAAATACGGTGAAGGGCGGCTGGGTGAGCAGCGTTTCATGGTGATTGATACTGGCGGTATCACGGGTGAGGAGCAAGGAATCGATGCTGCGATGGCAGCACAATCCCTAGCCGCTATCGATGAGGCCGACGTGGTCCTGTTGATGGTGGACGGCCGCTCAGGGCTTCAGGTTGGCGATCAATCCTTGGTGCGGCTATTACGTGAACGCAGTAAACCTTTTGAGCTCGTAGTCAATAAGATCGACGGTGTTGGCGAGGATGTTGCCGCCAGTGACTTTCATAGCTTAGGCGTAGGGGCGCTCCACACGATTGCTGCAACGCACAATCGTGGGATTCGCTCAATGATCACCGAGGTTCTTGAGCCCTTTGATGCTGAGACTCCTGAACCCATGGAGCTCGATAGCGGTATTCGCGTCGCCATTGTGGGTCGCCCGAATGTGGGTAAGTCAACGCTGGTTAATCGCTTACTCGGCGAAGAACGGGTGGTTGTATTCGATCAGCCCGGTACGACTCGCGACAGTGTGTTTATCGAGTTTGAGCGTCATGGGCATGCTTACACCTTGATCGATACGGCGGGTGTTCGGCGACGCAAAAATGTTAAAGAGACTGTCGAGAAGTTCTCCATTGTAAAAACACTCAAAGCCATCGATCAGGCAAATGTAGTTATTTTGCTCATGGATGCGCGCGAGGGAGTTGTCGAGCAGGACCTTCATTTGTTAGGTCAGTGTATCGAGGCCGGAAGGGGTCTCGTAGTTGCCATCAATAAGTGGGACGGCATGGACGCCGATGAGCGCGACCGTGTCAAAGTCGAGTTACAGCGACGACTGTTATTTGTGGATTATGCGGATATTCACTTTATTTCTGCATTGCACGGGACAGGCGTTGGGCACCTATACGAATCAATTCACGGCGCTTACGAGTCCGCGACGCGAAAATTAACGACGCCCCGGTTAACTAAGTTACTCGAAGATATTATTTCCAGCCATCCACCTCCGATGGTCAGCGGTCGACGTGTAAAACTGCGTTACGCGCACATGGGTGGACACAACCCCCCACGTATCGTGATTCACGGTAACTCCACGGAAAACTTACCTCAAAGCTATGTGCGCTATCTGGAAAATAGTTTTCGTCGCGAGTTGGAGCTATCCGGCACACCGATTCGGATTGAATTGCGCACCGGCGAGAACCCGTATGCGGGTCGGCGCAATAAGTTAACTGAGCGACAAGTCCAGCGTCGGCGTCGCATGGTGTCTCACATCAAGAAATCCGAGAAAAAGCGCAAGAGTAAAAAGACGCAGTCGTAA
- a CDS encoding TonB-dependent receptor plug domain-containing protein, whose product MAKLIRPLTLAVSIAVSSHFAVAGSIEETVVVADRVDTAITSLAVSVNVLDRELISALGSATLPQLLKSQVGISTTQNGGIGAVSGIRVRGQDAFRTRVLIDGIDISDPSSPQIAPRMEHILAPALERVEVLRGTQGLLWGADAGGVISLTSRRATEQSSITVSAERGGYGFETESIVASSGATSWGEMTAVLNHVGMDGFNALKSDTQLADNDGYDNDSYRLSYTTPQWQGWSATISAREVDAATDYDGCGRFDESFSFISSNDCSDGYNNETRAVVVRHAGDGNSTQLSMSESDSDRAYFTDGLFQFALEGSNEQMSVSHNRTLTENYDLTVGVDLDEQSYDDGFGTARSRDNEAIFMNVRRSTDKVTLSTAVRSDDNDDFGRFTSWRITALTETGVDGVAFKAAYGTGFRAPSPYEVGSNQSPFALPEARETALNEEQSEGWEMGLRGSQERLSWELTYFDQEVSDAIVYSYNPALFAGGYLQIPGTSQFSGVEATAAWEIGEGVTLEGFVTDLSADDANGNDLPYRPETTAQVSARYSAAKIDWLLLARYTSDRSDGFGTRLSEYTVMDGSFRYAITDELNVSVRAENLTNEGYSDIVGYRSAGRTFYVGLNVSI is encoded by the coding sequence ATGGCCAAGCTAATAAGACCCCTTACCCTCGCGGTATCAATTGCTGTTTCCTCACATTTCGCGGTCGCGGGCTCGATCGAAGAAACCGTTGTCGTGGCCGACAGAGTTGACACCGCCATCACCTCACTCGCCGTGTCTGTGAACGTTTTAGACCGCGAACTCATTTCTGCCTTGGGCTCTGCCACATTACCTCAACTGCTCAAGTCACAAGTCGGCATATCCACAACTCAAAACGGGGGTATTGGAGCAGTAAGCGGTATTCGCGTCCGGGGGCAAGATGCCTTTAGAACCCGAGTATTGATTGATGGCATCGACATAAGTGACCCCTCCTCGCCTCAAATTGCGCCCAGAATGGAGCACATACTGGCACCTGCGCTCGAGCGCGTGGAAGTACTGCGAGGGACACAAGGATTGCTATGGGGTGCAGATGCAGGTGGTGTGATCTCACTGACGAGTCGCCGCGCGACAGAGCAGTCAAGCATTACTGTGAGTGCTGAGCGCGGCGGCTACGGCTTTGAAACAGAGTCCATCGTAGCGAGTAGCGGCGCCACGTCTTGGGGTGAGATGACCGCCGTTTTGAACCATGTGGGTATGGATGGCTTCAACGCATTAAAAAGTGATACCCAATTGGCCGATAACGATGGCTATGACAACGACAGCTACCGCCTCAGTTACACCACACCGCAGTGGCAGGGTTGGTCGGCAACGATAAGCGCGCGCGAAGTAGACGCAGCGACGGACTACGATGGCTGTGGAAGATTCGACGAGAGCTTCAGTTTCATATCGAGTAATGACTGTTCAGACGGTTACAACAATGAGACGCGAGCCGTCGTTGTACGTCACGCAGGTGACGGTAATTCAACCCAACTCAGTATGAGTGAAAGTGACAGCGATCGTGCTTACTTTACGGACGGTCTTTTTCAGTTCGCACTTGAGGGCTCGAACGAGCAAATGTCTGTCTCCCACAATCGGACCCTAACTGAAAACTACGACCTAACTGTCGGCGTTGATCTCGACGAGCAAAGCTATGACGACGGATTTGGCACTGCGAGGAGTCGTGATAACGAGGCGATCTTTATGAACGTCAGACGCTCCACTGACAAAGTAACACTCTCGACCGCAGTGAGAAGCGATGACAATGACGACTTTGGTCGCTTCACCTCTTGGCGAATCACCGCACTGACCGAGACCGGCGTTGATGGCGTGGCCTTTAAAGCCGCTTATGGAACCGGATTTCGCGCGCCATCACCCTATGAAGTGGGCTCTAATCAATCACCCTTTGCGCTGCCTGAGGCACGAGAGACTGCATTGAACGAGGAACAAAGCGAAGGCTGGGAGATGGGGCTGCGTGGCAGCCAAGAGCGCCTATCATGGGAGCTTACTTACTTCGACCAAGAGGTAAGTGATGCAATCGTCTATAGCTATAACCCGGCACTGTTTGCCGGGGGCTACCTTCAAATACCCGGCACTAGCCAATTCAGCGGAGTCGAGGCGACGGCAGCTTGGGAGATTGGCGAGGGCGTAACACTAGAGGGCTTTGTCACTGATTTGAGCGCAGACGATGCAAACGGTAACGATCTGCCGTATCGGCCAGAAACCACGGCACAAGTGTCAGCACGATACAGTGCGGCGAAGATCGATTGGCTTTTACTCGCTCGCTACACAAGCGATCGCAGTGATGGCTTCGGCACACGCCTCAGCGAATACACAGTGATGGATGGATCCTTCAGGTATGCGATAACGGATGAGCTAAACGTCTCAGTGCGCGCAGAGAATCTCACCAACGAGGGTTACTCTGATATTGTCGGCTACCGAAGTGCCGGTCGCACATTTTACGTCGGCCTTAATGTATCCATCTAG
- the cobO gene encoding cob(I)yrinic acid a,c-diamide adenosyltransferase, which translates to MSKAAKHKASMEKQKTNVDASIAAADTEKSLVLLLTGNGKGKTSSAFGMVMRAMGYGHRVGIVQFIKGEQLSGEELFARENLPETDFYQMGTGFTWDTQDRQSDIEAAQRTWREAHRMLSDPSYDLVILDELTYMLSFDYLEESVVLEAIHQRPEQQSVVVTGRGGGAALQELADTVSEVKEIKHAFRAGIKARKGVDF; encoded by the coding sequence ATGAGTAAAGCAGCCAAACACAAAGCCTCCATGGAAAAGCAAAAGACGAACGTCGACGCATCCATCGCAGCAGCTGATACCGAGAAAAGCCTTGTTTTACTGCTTACCGGCAACGGTAAAGGCAAAACAAGTTCTGCGTTTGGCATGGTCATGAGAGCGATGGGGTACGGACACCGCGTTGGCATTGTCCAATTTATCAAAGGCGAACAACTCTCTGGTGAAGAGCTCTTCGCGCGTGAAAATCTCCCAGAGACCGACTTTTACCAGATGGGCACTGGCTTTACCTGGGACACTCAGGATCGGCAATCCGATATTGAAGCGGCACAGCGCACATGGCGTGAAGCACATCGAATGCTAAGCGACCCAAGCTATGACCTTGTCATTCTCGATGAACTAACTTACATGCTGTCATTTGATTACCTAGAGGAAAGCGTTGTACTTGAGGCGATTCATCAGCGTCCTGAGCAGCAGAGCGTTGTGGTGACTGGCCGCGGCGGCGGTGCTGCGCTGCAGGAGCTCGCCGATACGGTATCCGAGGTAAAAGAGATTAAGCATGCGTTTAGGGCAGGCATCAAAGCGCGCAAGGGCGTGGACTTTTAA
- the hisS gene encoding histidine--tRNA ligase: MSQYRAIRGMVDILPDDTPLWQMLEQTASDVLGAHGYQEIRTPIVESTDLFARSIGEVTDIVEKEMYSFPDRNDESLSLRPEGTASTVRAMVQHNLIQSPQRVWYRGPMFRYERPQKGRQRQFHQLGVEAFGIATPDLDAELLLMCRQWWKRLGIDDVLTLELNTIGSGEARQRYKAALTDYLRGHFDALDDDSQRRLDTNPLRILDTKSESTQAVLKGAPSMSTFLDDESRAHHDRLCELLSLAGLSFVPNPNLVRGLDYYNKTVFEWTTDKLGAQATVCGGGRYDAMVSQFGGRDTAGCGFAAGLERLILLLQALDVEASADPDLYIISSDENALGKAMLEADRIRSEFPTLNVVQHLGGGSFKSQFKRADKSGAAWAMVFGEEEVAQGTVTLKPLRSRDEQMTLDREGLNKFLAQLEALAQDVEE, from the coding sequence ATGAGTCAGTACCGAGCGATTCGGGGAATGGTGGACATTCTTCCCGACGACACCCCGTTGTGGCAGATGCTAGAGCAGACGGCGAGTGACGTGCTGGGTGCGCATGGCTACCAGGAGATTCGAACGCCCATCGTCGAGAGCACTGATTTATTTGCTCGCTCGATCGGTGAGGTTACCGATATCGTGGAGAAGGAAATGTACTCGTTTCCTGATCGCAACGACGAGAGTTTGTCGCTACGCCCAGAGGGCACAGCCAGTACCGTTCGTGCCATGGTTCAGCATAATCTCATACAGTCCCCTCAGCGTGTTTGGTATAGAGGACCTATGTTTCGGTACGAGCGTCCTCAGAAAGGCCGACAACGGCAGTTTCATCAGCTGGGTGTCGAAGCATTTGGGATAGCAACGCCAGACCTGGACGCCGAATTATTGCTAATGTGCCGCCAGTGGTGGAAGCGCTTAGGGATCGATGATGTGCTCACTCTCGAGCTCAATACGATCGGCTCCGGTGAGGCACGCCAGCGGTACAAGGCGGCATTAACCGACTATTTACGAGGCCATTTTGACGCTCTCGACGACGACAGTCAGCGCCGTCTCGATACAAACCCTCTTCGTATACTCGACACTAAGTCCGAATCGACGCAGGCAGTGCTTAAAGGCGCGCCCTCAATGTCGACGTTTCTCGATGATGAGTCGCGTGCGCACCACGATCGACTTTGCGAATTACTCAGCCTTGCGGGTCTCTCGTTTGTCCCTAACCCCAATCTGGTTCGGGGTCTCGACTATTACAATAAGACCGTCTTTGAGTGGACGACCGATAAGCTGGGTGCGCAAGCAACGGTTTGTGGCGGTGGACGTTACGACGCCATGGTGAGCCAGTTTGGGGGTCGCGATACCGCTGGTTGTGGTTTCGCAGCGGGATTGGAGCGCTTAATTTTGCTCCTGCAAGCGCTCGATGTGGAAGCCTCTGCAGATCCCGATTTGTACATTATTAGCAGTGATGAAAATGCACTTGGCAAAGCGATGCTCGAGGCAGATAGAATACGCAGCGAATTTCCCACCCTGAATGTTGTCCAACATTTGGGGGGCGGTAGTTTCAAGAGTCAGTTCAAACGAGCTGATAAGAGTGGTGCAGCATGGGCCATGGTTTTTGGTGAAGAAGAAGTTGCCCAGGGCACGGTTACCTTAAAGCCGCTTAGGTCTCGAGATGAGCAAATGACGCTCGATCGAGAAGGATTGAACAAGTTTTTGGCCCAGCTGGAAGCGCTGGCGCAGGATGTTGAGGAGTAA
- a CDS encoding YfgM family protein gives MADHLQEEEQIDAIKQWWQENKVSVIGAIVLTLGGSFGWSQYQDYTSATAIAAADTYDEILLERASGESADQLAMLADTIRDENGSIAFAEFAALQVAAAAAEEGDFEQAQIELEKVMAGVEVDSTLGQLAQLRLAKVKAALGQEEAAIAILELGSDSFPVSYAQVLGDIHLAAGREAAALEAYQTAKAASLMLGGQSGLIDLKVSGLSLRTEQPVSEDAPQ, from the coding sequence GTGGCAGATCATCTTCAAGAAGAAGAGCAGATAGACGCAATTAAGCAGTGGTGGCAGGAAAATAAAGTCTCGGTAATTGGCGCGATTGTGCTGACGCTGGGTGGTTCGTTTGGCTGGTCTCAATACCAAGACTACACCTCGGCTACCGCGATTGCCGCAGCCGATACCTACGATGAGATCTTGCTCGAGCGAGCGTCAGGAGAGTCTGCCGATCAGCTCGCTATGCTGGCGGACACAATTCGTGATGAAAACGGGTCGATTGCCTTTGCAGAGTTTGCCGCTTTGCAAGTAGCGGCAGCGGCCGCTGAGGAAGGCGATTTCGAACAAGCGCAAATTGAGCTGGAAAAGGTGATGGCGGGTGTCGAGGTCGATTCCACACTGGGACAACTTGCACAGCTCAGGCTCGCGAAGGTAAAAGCTGCCCTTGGTCAAGAGGAAGCGGCCATCGCAATTCTTGAACTGGGCAGCGATTCGTTCCCAGTGAGCTATGCGCAAGTGCTTGGCGACATCCATCTTGCCGCAGGACGGGAAGCGGCAGCGCTTGAAGCGTATCAGACAGCGAAAGCTGCCTCGTTAATGCTTGGCGGACAATCAGGTCTCATTGATTTGAAAGTAAGCGGTTTGTCACTTCGCACTGAGCAGCCGGTTTCTGAGGATGCGCCTCAATGA
- a CDS encoding DUF501 domain-containing protein, translating into MQISEQKESRVAQWRDFVTERLGREPRGFCDVSAFNAQGEPAVIRVSSVVDGKPFPTLFWLIDADISLKIDRLEAAGWIARLQRDVDNSATLQEQMELAHEAHKRLRETFLSEAERTLLTDRGMMSALSDRGIGGIKEPGRIRCFHTWYAAHMVEANCIGSAVDQLMASAEDFEWRLG; encoded by the coding sequence ATGCAAATATCTGAGCAGAAAGAATCGCGTGTAGCGCAGTGGCGCGACTTTGTCACCGAGCGACTGGGGCGAGAGCCTAGGGGATTCTGCGACGTGTCCGCCTTCAATGCACAGGGCGAACCAGCCGTCATAAGGGTGAGTTCGGTTGTCGACGGGAAACCATTCCCGACCCTATTTTGGCTCATTGACGCCGACATCTCACTGAAGATCGATCGACTTGAGGCGGCGGGCTGGATTGCGAGGCTTCAGAGAGATGTTGATAACAGTGCGACATTGCAGGAGCAAATGGAGCTGGCGCACGAGGCTCACAAACGCCTGCGAGAGACTTTTCTGAGCGAAGCAGAGCGGACACTGCTAACGGATCGCGGCATGATGTCAGCGCTATCAGATCGAGGTATCGGGGGTATTAAAGAACCAGGCAGAATTCGCTGTTTTCATACGTGGTATGCAGCTCATATGGTCGAAGCAAACTGCATCGGCTCAGC
- the bamB gene encoding outer membrane protein assembly factor BamB yields the protein MRLSRLLLITALTVTMTGCSTVQGWFDSEGEDLTAPVELEKIDALVKVKKRWSTSVGDGQGKGFFKIRPALSEGVLYVASSDGEVAAIDAVDGDKRWSVSLERPLSGGVGYHAGGLYLGGADGSVLQLSADDGSMVWEATVSGEVLAAPAVSDDWVIVQTYDGKLLGFETGAETPTWTYTSDVPVLTLRGTSTPLLIGDNAIAGFGDGKVVAIDLDSGNVSWESRIGIPQGGSEIDRIVDIDGVMTVQGIELFVSSYQGRVAALDIRTGRKLWQQNVSSVTGTSVGFGNVYVADVDGTVSAFLRNGQGARWQNIELGYRELSRPTPVKSYVATVDLEGYLHLLSQVDGVIVGRLKIAGGPARADMISDNGRLFILDDDGKLSAFDLESSD from the coding sequence ATGAGGTTGTCGCGGCTTCTTTTAATTACGGCGCTTACCGTAACAATGACGGGGTGCAGTACCGTTCAGGGTTGGTTTGATTCAGAGGGTGAAGACCTCACTGCACCGGTCGAACTCGAGAAAATCGACGCGCTGGTAAAGGTTAAAAAGCGCTGGTCCACATCGGTAGGTGATGGGCAAGGAAAAGGGTTTTTCAAAATACGTCCGGCTCTGTCAGAGGGCGTCCTGTACGTGGCATCCAGTGACGGTGAGGTTGCGGCGATTGATGCTGTAGATGGTGATAAGCGCTGGAGCGTCTCGCTGGAGCGACCTCTATCCGGAGGTGTGGGCTACCATGCGGGCGGTTTGTACCTGGGTGGCGCTGATGGCTCAGTGCTTCAACTTTCAGCTGATGACGGCTCCATGGTTTGGGAAGCGACCGTATCGGGCGAAGTGCTCGCGGCGCCAGCGGTCTCCGATGACTGGGTCATCGTGCAAACGTATGACGGTAAGCTGCTGGGTTTTGAAACGGGTGCAGAGACACCAACGTGGACTTACACCAGTGATGTCCCAGTGCTAACCCTTCGAGGGACCTCAACCCCTCTGCTTATTGGCGATAATGCGATTGCAGGCTTTGGCGATGGCAAAGTGGTGGCCATTGATTTGGATTCGGGCAATGTCTCTTGGGAGTCTCGTATTGGAATTCCCCAAGGTGGATCCGAGATCGATCGAATTGTCGATATCGATGGAGTGATGACCGTTCAAGGTATTGAACTCTTCGTATCAAGTTATCAGGGGCGCGTCGCTGCGCTTGATATACGCACGGGTAGGAAGCTGTGGCAGCAAAATGTGTCATCGGTCACAGGCACCTCGGTGGGCTTTGGTAACGTCTACGTCGCAGATGTCGATGGCACGGTCAGTGCATTTCTGAGAAATGGGCAGGGTGCCCGTTGGCAGAATATTGAGCTTGGCTACCGCGAGTTGTCCCGGCCAACGCCGGTAAAAAGCTATGTCGCAACGGTAGATCTTGAGGGGTACCTGCATTTGCTTTCGCAAGTTGATGGCGTGATTGTCGGACGCTTGAAGATCGCCGGAGGGCCTGCGCGTGCTGACATGATCTCTGATAACGGTCGGTTGTTTATTCTCGATGACGACGGCAAGTTATCGGCCTTCGACCTGGAATCGTCGGACTGA
- a CDS encoding winged helix-turn-helix transcriptional regulator produces the protein MKWENINEQVCSVARALSVVGERWTLLIIRDAFKGTRRFEGFHKNLGVTRHRLAERLAMLVDEGVLTKVAYSTHPERFEYRLTRKGLGLYPVLMTLSQWGDQWLSDEHGAPMHYWHSGCASVCEPVLSCSECGEPLRPEEVSSKHGAEISEYVAHLKQHGLPIPTDAQLPKMAGEHRKTKTKGAVR, from the coding sequence ATGAAATGGGAAAACATTAACGAGCAAGTTTGTTCTGTCGCCCGGGCGCTTTCTGTTGTGGGTGAACGATGGACGCTACTGATCATTCGCGATGCTTTCAAGGGAACTCGACGCTTTGAGGGTTTCCACAAAAACTTAGGCGTCACGCGTCATCGACTTGCTGAGCGACTCGCCATGCTGGTGGATGAGGGCGTTCTGACAAAGGTTGCGTACAGCACTCATCCCGAGCGCTTTGAATATCGCCTTACTCGAAAGGGGTTGGGCCTTTACCCCGTGTTGATGACATTGAGTCAATGGGGCGATCAATGGTTAAGTGATGAACACGGTGCGCCCATGCATTATTGGCACAGTGGGTGCGCAAGCGTCTGCGAACCCGTGTTGTCCTGTAGCGAATGTGGAGAGCCTCTTCGTCCTGAGGAAGTTTCCTCCAAGCACGGCGCTGAGATCAGTGAATATGTGGCACACTTAAAACAACACGGCTTACCAATACCGACCGATGCGCAGCTTCCTAAGATGGCAGGAGAGCATCGTAAAACAAAAACCAAAGGAGCGGTCAGATGA
- a CDS encoding isocitrate lyase, with protein MSNYVEQVEKLAGIATAANGVSAEHAVRMRLQNQFRTGLDVAKYTADIMRRDIDNYEADTSQYTQSLGCWHGFIGQQKMIAIKKHFGDTNRRYLYLSGWMIAALRSEFGPLPDQSMHEKSSVPSLIEELYTFLRQADAREMGGLFRELDAARAASNEVQERAILNQIDNFQTHVVPIIADIDAGFGNEEATYLLAKKMIEAGACAIQIENQVSDEKQCGHQDGKVTVPHADFLAKIRAVRYAFIELGVENGIIVARTDSLGAGLTKQIAVTNEPGDLGDQYNSFLDGDVVHSADDLANGDVVVKANGQLVRPKRLASGLFRFKPNTGEDRVVLDCVTSLQNGADLLWIETEKPHVGQIASMVNRIREQVPNAKLVYNNSPSFNWTLNFRQQVFDSWAEEGKDVSGYTRDGLMSADYDETELAIEADHRIQSFQADGAREAGIFHHLITLPTYHTAALSTDNLAKEYFGEAGMLGYVAGVQRKEIRQGIACVKHQNMAGSDMGDDHKEYFSGDAALKAGGSDNTMNQFG; from the coding sequence ATGAGTAATTATGTTGAACAAGTAGAAAAACTGGCCGGTATCGCAACCGCTGCAAACGGGGTAAGCGCCGAGCACGCTGTGCGGATGCGCCTCCAAAATCAGTTCAGAACGGGTTTGGATGTAGCCAAGTACACAGCGGACATCATGCGCCGTGACATCGACAACTACGAAGCTGACACGTCTCAATACACACAGTCCCTCGGCTGCTGGCACGGATTTATTGGCCAGCAAAAAATGATCGCGATTAAGAAGCACTTTGGTGATACCAATCGTCGCTATTTGTATCTCTCGGGGTGGATGATTGCTGCGCTTCGCTCAGAGTTTGGACCACTGCCTGATCAATCCATGCATGAAAAGTCATCCGTTCCGTCGCTGATTGAGGAGCTATACACGTTCCTTCGACAGGCCGATGCGCGGGAGATGGGAGGCCTCTTTCGCGAATTGGACGCCGCACGCGCCGCGAGTAACGAGGTGCAAGAGCGAGCCATACTCAATCAGATCGATAACTTCCAAACACATGTGGTCCCGATCATCGCAGATATCGATGCAGGCTTTGGTAACGAAGAAGCCACGTATCTATTGGCGAAGAAAATGATTGAAGCTGGTGCCTGTGCGATCCAAATTGAAAACCAGGTGTCAGATGAAAAGCAGTGTGGGCACCAAGACGGTAAGGTCACGGTTCCTCATGCAGACTTTCTAGCGAAGATCCGAGCGGTACGTTATGCCTTCATTGAGCTGGGCGTTGAGAATGGCATCATTGTCGCGCGAACTGACTCGTTGGGGGCAGGCCTGACTAAGCAGATCGCCGTGACCAATGAACCGGGCGATCTTGGAGATCAGTACAATAGCTTCCTTGACGGCGACGTGGTGCACAGTGCCGATGATCTGGCAAACGGTGATGTGGTGGTTAAGGCGAACGGTCAACTCGTGCGTCCAAAACGACTAGCGTCAGGTTTGTTCCGCTTTAAGCCCAATACGGGCGAAGATCGGGTCGTACTTGATTGCGTGACATCACTCCAGAATGGCGCGGATCTATTGTGGATCGAGACCGAGAAGCCTCACGTGGGTCAAATTGCTAGCATGGTCAACCGCATTCGCGAGCAAGTGCCTAACGCTAAGCTTGTTTACAACAACAGCCCATCGTTTAACTGGACCTTAAACTTCCGTCAGCAGGTATTTGATTCCTGGGCAGAGGAAGGTAAGGACGTATCTGGTTATACCCGCGATGGTTTGATGTCGGCCGATTATGACGAGACCGAATTGGCCATTGAGGCTGATCACCGCATACAGTCCTTCCAAGCTGATGGGGCGCGTGAAGCCGGTATCTTCCACCATCTCATCACATTGCCCACTTACCACACGGCGGCACTGTCGACGGATAACCTTGCGAAGGAGTACTTTGGCGAGGCGGGGATGCTCGGCTATGTTGCAGGCGTTCAGCGAAAAGAAATTCGACAGGGCATCGCTTGTGTGAAGCACCAAAATATGGCGGGCTCCGATATGGGCGATGATCACAAGGAATACTTCTCAGGTGACGCCGCTCTAAAGGCCGGTGGCTCCGATAACACAATGAATCAGTTTGGATGA
- a CDS encoding class II aldolase/adducin family protein produces the protein MNQHVNSLIMNADENMGHVERSPADEQLFRKQRLAAALRIFGRFGFDEGVAGHITVRDPLDPETFWVNPMGRSFKMMRVSDLIRVDHDGKIVEGSGILNGAAFTIHSQIHAARPDVTAAAHAHSIYGKTWSSLGRLLDPLTQDACAFYGDHALLDDYTGVVVDMTEGERLAATLGDKKAIVLKNHGHLTVGQSVEEATWWYVTMERSCQAQLLAEAAGETKPIPHDMAVHTQKQVGSTLSGWFSGQPLFDVILSEQPELLE, from the coding sequence ATGAATCAACACGTTAATAGTCTTATCATGAACGCGGATGAGAACATGGGCCATGTCGAGCGTTCGCCGGCCGATGAACAACTATTTCGCAAACAGCGTCTCGCCGCCGCTCTTCGAATATTTGGTCGTTTCGGTTTCGATGAAGGCGTTGCTGGCCACATTACAGTTCGCGATCCACTCGACCCAGAGACGTTTTGGGTGAACCCTATGGGACGCTCCTTCAAGATGATGCGTGTCTCTGATCTCATTCGTGTTGATCACGATGGAAAAATTGTGGAGGGCAGCGGGATTCTAAATGGTGCTGCATTCACGATTCACAGCCAAATTCATGCGGCGAGACCGGATGTCACGGCCGCGGCGCATGCGCACTCAATCTACGGTAAGACGTGGTCTTCCCTAGGACGCTTACTCGACCCACTCACACAAGATGCCTGCGCTTTTTATGGTGATCATGCGTTGCTTGATGATTACACCGGAGTGGTTGTCGATATGACAGAGGGCGAGCGCTTGGCGGCGACGTTGGGCGACAAGAAAGCAATCGTTTTGAAAAATCACGGACATCTCACAGTGGGTCAGTCGGTGGAAGAGGCAACGTGGTGGTATGTCACCATGGAGCGTTCTTGCCAAGCACAGTTACTGGCTGAGGCCGCCGGCGAGACAAAACCGATCCCCCATGACATGGCGGTGCACACCCAAAAACAGGTGGGGAGCACGCTCTCTGGGTGGTTTAGTGGTCAGCCTTTGTTTGACGTTATTTTGAGTGAGCAGCCCGAGCTTCTCGAGTAA